In the Pan paniscus chromosome 8, NHGRI_mPanPan1-v2.0_pri, whole genome shotgun sequence genome, one interval contains:
- the LOC100995486 gene encoding large ribosomal subunit protein uL13: protein MAEVQVLVLDGRGHLLGRLAAIVAKQVLLGRKVVVVRCEGINISGNFYRNKLKYLAFLRKRMNTNPSRGPYHFRAPSRIFWRTVRGMLPHKTKRGQAALDRLKVFDGIPPPYDKKKRMVVPAALKVVRLKPTRKFAYLGRLAHEVGWKYQAVTATLEEKRKEKAKIHYRKKKQLMRLRKQAEKNVEKKIDKYTEVLKTHGLLV, encoded by the coding sequence ATGGCGGAGGTGCAGGTCCTGGTGCTTGATGGTCGAGGCCATCTCCTGGGCCGCCTGGCGGCCATCGTGGCTAAACAGGTACTGCTGGGCCGGAAGGTGGTGGTCGTACGCTGTGAAGGCATCAACATTTCTGGCAATTTCTACAGAAACAAGTTGAAGTACCTGGCTTTCCTCCGCAAGCGGATGAACACCAACCCTTCCCGAGGCCCCTACCACTTCCGGGCCCCCAGCCGCATCTTCTGGCGGACCGTGCGAGGTATGCTGCCCCACAAAACCAAGCGAGGCCAGGCCGCTCTGGACCGTCTCAAGGTGTTTGACGGCATCCCACCGCCCTACGACAAGAAAAAGCGGATGGTGGTTCCTGCTGCCCTCAAGGTCGTGCGTCTGAAGCCTACAAGAAAGTTTGCCTATCTGGGGCGCCTGGCTCACGAGGTTGGCTGGAAGTACCAGGCAGTGACAGCCAccctggaggagaagaggaaagagaaagccaAGATCCACTACCGGAAGAAGAAACAGCTCATGAGGCTACGGAAACAGGCCGAGAAGAACGTGGagaagaaaattgacaaatacaCAGAGGTCCTCAAGACCCACGGACTCCTGGTCTGA